A single window of Columba livia isolate bColLiv1 breed racing homer chromosome 16, bColLiv1.pat.W.v2, whole genome shotgun sequence DNA harbors:
- the SDC4 gene encoding syndecan-4 (The RefSeq protein aligns at 96% coverage compared to this genomic sequence) has product MVRDIPGLLGLLLPAAAESVRETETMDARWLDYPASGDLPDDEDIGGFRPHLTSDGSEIDDASGSGDFSDSEDAVYLTTMDTPLISDNYIPGDTERKIEGEKKNTLVDNEIIPDKAAPVEEDVSNKISMASTANSSIFERTEVLTALIAGGAVGLLFAVFLILLLVYRMKKKDEGSYDLGKKPIYKKAPTNEFYA; this is encoded by the exons CTGCTcggcctcctcctgcccgccgCCGCCGAGTCG GTGAGAGAAACTGAGACCATGGACGCCCGATGGCTTGACTATCCTGCCTCCGGAGACTTGCCAGACGATGAAGACATTGGCGGATTCAGGCCTCACTTAACTTCTGATGGGTCAGAAATAGATGATGCATCGGGGTCTGGAG ACTTCTCAGATTCTGAAGATGCCGTGTATCTGACTACCATGGATACTCCTCTG ATATCTGACAACTATATCCCTGGAGATACTGAGAGAAAGATTGAAggtgagaagaaaaacacactgGTGGACAATGAAATAATTCCAGACAAAGCTGCACCTGTTGAAGAGGACGTGTCCAACAAGATCTCCATGGCAAGCACAGCCAACAGCAGCATCTTTGAAAGAACAGAAGTCCTTACAG CTCTCATTGCCGGAGGGGCAGTGGGCCTCTTGTTTGCTGTCTTCCTGATCCTCCTCCTAGTCTATCGCATGAAGAAAAAGGACGAAGGCAGTTACGACCTTGGGAAGAaacccatctacaagaaagcCCCTACAAATGAGTTCTATGCTTAA